From a region of the Spelaeicoccus albus genome:
- a CDS encoding site-specific integrase — MRYRDLSGVVRQLEAVRQSQTAAVRALTEKVESLAGSAAGREVAANTRMTTAVEQLLDAESADTRIRPQTLVTYRRVAYEHVIPKLGKLTIAECTTGRIETFLQNLASTRPGQMKTARTLLSLSLGRAVRHGVIAFNPVREARIPVRQKEHVRALTAVEVARIRDATRGRCEARAILGGPLDYFPMDVVDLALATGARMGELLGIRWKDVNLDAETPTVTISGTLIYGENGRLARQPFGKTRKSHRTLLFPTFAIDVLNRVVKPWLRTTECHARLSHRAMATSYRPRISIDSGDKSGQRPVLIG; from the coding sequence GTGCGCTATCGCGACTTATCCGGGGTGGTGCGACAGCTCGAAGCCGTCCGCCAGTCCCAAACGGCTGCCGTGCGCGCATTGACCGAAAAAGTCGAATCATTAGCTGGTTCGGCCGCAGGCCGTGAAGTTGCAGCCAACACTCGAATGACGACAGCCGTTGAGCAACTGCTTGATGCGGAGTCCGCCGACACGCGTATTCGACCGCAGACATTGGTGACATATAGACGCGTCGCGTACGAACACGTTATTCCGAAACTCGGCAAACTAACTATCGCCGAGTGCACGACAGGCCGCATAGAAACTTTCCTGCAGAACTTAGCGTCAACCCGACCCGGTCAGATGAAAACGGCGCGCACGCTACTCTCACTGTCCCTGGGACGGGCGGTCCGTCATGGCGTGATCGCGTTCAACCCGGTGCGCGAGGCTCGGATCCCTGTTCGGCAGAAGGAACACGTACGGGCGCTTACCGCAGTAGAGGTTGCGCGCATACGAGACGCGACGCGTGGACGGTGCGAAGCCCGCGCGATCTTGGGAGGGCCACTCGACTACTTTCCGATGGATGTCGTCGATCTAGCCTTAGCAACCGGAGCGCGTATGGGCGAACTACTCGGTATTCGTTGGAAAGACGTCAACCTCGACGCGGAGACGCCCACTGTGACGATCAGCGGAACGCTCATCTACGGTGAAAATGGCAGGCTGGCTCGGCAACCGTTCGGTAAAACCAGGAAGTCGCACCGAACTCTTCTTTTTCCGACCTTCGCAATTGACGTCTTGAATCGCGTCGTCAAACCGTGGTTGAGGACGACAGAGTGTCACGCCCGGTTATCGCATCGCGCAATGGCAACTTCATACCGCCCCAGAATTTCAATCGACTCTGGCGACAAATCCGGACAGCGGCCGGTTTTGATTGGGTGA
- a CDS encoding sugar ABC transporter permease → MSNDTLTNPELDERVTRSGPIHTLTRRMKEGQLGVMPVILALIVIVIVFQSINGNFIAPSNLVNLSTTVAYIGILALSINLILLLGEIDLSVAALGGLAASLMGILLVRDGHGILFSLVTLLLLGVIVGLIQGWFFAVVGIPAFVVTLAGLLAYMGLTLVVLGEQKNLSMSGTFASDLASFYFPAIYAYIMGAIVVIVYCVGQVVGRIRRANAGLEAPSIVWIGIRTAVLAFVIFAFLIIVNQDFGLALPFVMLMGIAIILDLTLRKTKYGRSVYAVGGNVEAARRSGIRVTWIRISIFMLAGGLAAVFGLVKAGVTTNAGSTLVTTTDLLNAIAAAVIGGTSLFGGRGHAWAPILGALVVGSINNGLYLIGFSSAGQQITTAIVLLAAVILDALSRRGQRNVGRGG, encoded by the coding sequence ATGAGCAACGACACACTCACGAACCCGGAATTGGACGAGCGGGTAACGCGGTCCGGGCCGATCCACACCCTGACCCGGCGCATGAAGGAAGGCCAGCTCGGCGTCATGCCGGTGATCTTGGCACTCATCGTGATCGTCATAGTGTTCCAATCGATCAACGGTAATTTCATCGCGCCGTCGAACCTGGTGAATTTGTCGACGACAGTTGCGTATATCGGCATTCTCGCGCTCAGCATCAATTTGATCCTTCTTCTTGGCGAGATCGATTTGTCGGTTGCCGCTTTGGGCGGGCTTGCCGCGTCGTTGATGGGGATTCTGCTGGTCAGAGACGGTCACGGGATCTTGTTCAGCCTTGTCACGTTGTTGTTGCTGGGTGTCATAGTCGGGTTGATCCAAGGCTGGTTCTTCGCTGTTGTCGGCATTCCGGCATTCGTCGTCACGCTTGCCGGCCTGCTTGCCTATATGGGGCTGACGCTCGTTGTCCTGGGCGAACAGAAAAACTTGTCGATGAGTGGCACGTTTGCTTCCGATCTGGCATCGTTCTATTTTCCGGCGATTTACGCCTACATCATGGGCGCAATTGTCGTCATTGTGTATTGCGTCGGCCAAGTAGTTGGACGGATCCGTCGGGCCAACGCCGGGTTGGAAGCGCCGTCGATCGTGTGGATCGGTATTCGCACAGCCGTACTGGCGTTCGTCATCTTTGCGTTCTTGATCATCGTCAACCAGGACTTCGGGTTGGCATTGCCGTTCGTGATGCTGATGGGAATCGCCATCATCCTCGACCTGACCCTTCGCAAGACGAAGTACGGACGTTCGGTGTACGCCGTCGGCGGCAACGTCGAGGCGGCGAGGCGCTCGGGGATCCGGGTCACGTGGATTCGAATCAGCATTTTCATGCTGGCGGGCGGGCTTGCGGCGGTATTCGGGCTGGTGAAGGCGGGCGTCACGACGAACGCCGGCTCGACGCTCGTCACGACGACCGACTTGTTGAATGCCATCGCGGCAGCCGTGATCGGCGGCACGTCGCTCTTCGGTGGCCGTGGGCACGCATGGGCGCCGATCCTCGGCGCGCTCGTCGTCGGATCGATCAACAACGGTCTGTATCTGATCGGATTCAGTTCGGCAGGTCAGCAGATCACCACGGCGATTGTGCTGCTGGCAGCCGTGATACTCGATGCTCTCTCCCGTCGCGGGCAGCGCAACGTGGGCAGGGGCGGCTGA
- a CDS encoding LacI family DNA-binding transcriptional regulator: MSPPIDDEPGAPTLAEVAKLAGVSLKTASRAVNGERYVSSATMDKVLHAAAMLGFRPNRLARELRQGSRSSLIGMVVGDLSNPFYARVAGALEKEVGSRGFHLITASTGEDPEAEQRLVEELLERRVAALVLVSTSRSHRYLAAADLRGTPIVFLDRPPVGLLADTVLLDNRAGARMAVEHLISHGHRQIGLIGDLAHISTHQERLRGYVDALTASGIDGWEAYVREDAHDIRTAKNITAAMLAQGRPPTAIFTANSRITIGALNAMNRLHRAPALIGFDDFELSEVLEVSVVAHDMERMGAEGAALVLARLAGGAEETRRVTIPCRIVARGSGEREPRWR, from the coding sequence ATGAGTCCTCCTATCGACGACGAACCCGGTGCACCCACCTTGGCCGAGGTTGCGAAACTCGCCGGTGTGAGCTTGAAGACGGCGTCGCGGGCGGTGAACGGCGAGCGGTACGTCTCGTCGGCGACCATGGACAAGGTGCTGCATGCTGCAGCAATGCTGGGGTTCCGTCCGAACCGGCTGGCCCGCGAGTTACGCCAGGGGTCGCGTTCGTCGCTGATCGGCATGGTCGTGGGAGATTTGTCGAACCCGTTCTACGCGCGTGTTGCCGGCGCATTGGAAAAGGAAGTCGGCAGCCGCGGATTTCACTTGATCACGGCCAGTACCGGTGAGGATCCCGAAGCCGAGCAGCGGCTGGTGGAAGAATTGCTGGAACGCCGGGTGGCCGCTCTTGTCCTGGTATCGACCAGCCGTAGCCATCGGTATCTGGCCGCGGCTGATCTGCGCGGTACTCCGATAGTCTTTCTCGACCGACCTCCGGTCGGGCTCTTGGCCGACACGGTCCTGTTGGACAATCGCGCCGGAGCGCGAATGGCCGTGGAACACCTGATATCTCATGGGCACCGGCAGATCGGCCTGATCGGCGACCTGGCACACATTTCGACGCATCAAGAGCGGTTGCGCGGTTATGTGGATGCGTTGACGGCGTCCGGGATCGATGGCTGGGAGGCGTACGTGCGCGAAGACGCGCACGATATTCGCACGGCCAAGAACATCACGGCGGCCATGCTGGCCCAAGGTCGTCCGCCGACTGCGATCTTCACCGCGAACAGCCGTATCACGATCGGCGCCTTGAATGCGATGAACCGGCTGCACCGTGCCCCGGCGTTGATCGGGTTCGACGACTTCGAGCTGTCCGAGGTTCTTGAAGTGTCGGTAGTCGCCCACGATATGGAGCGCATGGGCGCCGAAGGGGCTGCTTTGGTGTTGGCACGGCTGGCCGGCGGGGCCGAGGAGACGCGCCGAGTGACTATTCCGTGTCGAATCGTGGCTCGGGGATCCGGTGAGCGTGAACCGCGCTGGCGATGA
- a CDS encoding EAL domain-containing protein — protein sequence MTLAEADAVTEGDELKRLVRAGLLQTTFRQVVDLENDRVVGYEAQQAAEQSFLTSPRQIRAALRASELVGDLDSAARFFALEAATNFGLLPETRVFVDSEPESFAMLEDRSSFSDRSVVLQLHAGILERKPAQLLRAIHQARSLGWGIAVKGVGVDMASAAHLPLVDPAVIGLDRSVLRTASRRHAADIMNVVTAHVERTGAAILVDGIDTSEDVEFAKSLGAHLGRGSYFAPRTSKPTVPEGNPYPDILLRHGSRNAGPQLSPYTLAVASVVPKRAKKEFLVEISKSLEARALASGPATIFVAAVESKDNLTPATLERFRALTDNASMVVMLASGLNESPIPGARSAPLDTSDPVRNEWTIVVLGPDWSTLLTAQDLGDGGADLERRFDFVLTHDRTLAVDAARSLMSRIPNESGPSHIAG from the coding sequence GTGACTCTCGCGGAAGCGGATGCGGTGACGGAAGGCGATGAACTCAAACGTCTCGTGCGTGCGGGACTTCTCCAAACCACGTTCCGCCAAGTCGTGGATCTCGAGAACGACCGAGTTGTCGGGTACGAGGCTCAGCAAGCCGCCGAGCAGAGTTTCCTGACAAGTCCACGGCAGATCAGGGCTGCACTGCGCGCATCGGAGCTGGTGGGCGATCTTGACTCGGCGGCCAGGTTTTTTGCTCTGGAAGCCGCAACGAATTTCGGGCTCTTGCCTGAAACCCGGGTTTTTGTCGACTCGGAGCCGGAGTCTTTTGCCATGCTCGAGGATCGCTCGTCGTTCTCGGACAGGTCCGTGGTGCTGCAATTGCACGCCGGCATCCTGGAGCGGAAACCGGCGCAACTTTTGCGTGCCATTCATCAAGCACGTTCACTGGGCTGGGGTATCGCCGTCAAGGGCGTTGGAGTCGATATGGCCAGCGCCGCACATCTACCGCTTGTCGACCCCGCGGTCATCGGCCTCGATCGCAGCGTTTTGCGTACTGCTAGCCGGCGCCATGCGGCGGACATCATGAACGTCGTGACGGCGCACGTCGAACGAACCGGCGCAGCCATCTTGGTCGACGGCATCGATACTTCCGAGGATGTCGAATTCGCCAAATCGCTGGGCGCTCATCTCGGCAGGGGCAGTTATTTCGCCCCGCGCACGTCCAAGCCGACGGTTCCCGAAGGCAACCCGTATCCCGACATCCTGCTCCGGCACGGGTCGAGGAACGCCGGGCCGCAATTGAGTCCGTACACGTTGGCCGTCGCCTCAGTGGTGCCGAAGCGTGCCAAGAAGGAATTCCTCGTCGAGATCAGCAAATCGCTCGAGGCCCGTGCCTTGGCGTCGGGGCCGGCGACGATCTTTGTTGCCGCAGTCGAATCGAAGGACAACCTGACGCCGGCGACCCTTGAGCGGTTCCGTGCTTTGACCGACAACGCGTCGATGGTCGTGATGTTGGCGTCGGGGCTCAACGAGTCGCCGATCCCCGGTGCTCGAAGTGCCCCACTCGATACGTCGGATCCGGTGCGAAACGAATGGACGATCGTCGTGCTCGGCCCGGATTGGTCGACACTTTTGACGGCACAGGATCTCGGCGACGGCGGAGCGGATCTTGAGCGCCGATTCGACTTCGTGCTCACGCACGATAGGACGCTTGCCGTGGATGCTGCGCGCAGTCTGATGTCACGCATTCCGAATGAATCAGGGCCTTCGCACATCGCCGGTTGA
- a CDS encoding lysozyme, with amino-acid sequence MTKHTIANWTIAALLGTALTASVAGTAAAAPADSPSHDHQMGASIRAHEGTGTGAAPRALTVQPQMAKNQTPGLDVSHWQGSVNWKSVASNGAKFAYIKATEGSSYRDPKFNSNYTGSYNAGLIRGAYHYARPDSSSGAAQAKFFVAHGGGWSKDGKTLPGALDVEYGSASQGGNCYGKSKSQMAKWIKNFTKTYKAKTSRDAVIYTSTSWWKQCVGTSAKLASSNPLWIARYNSSIGALPSNWNVHTIWQYDDSGSFPGDQDKFNGSLSRVKALANG; translated from the coding sequence ATGACGAAGCACACGATCGCCAACTGGACAATTGCGGCCCTACTCGGCACGGCCCTGACCGCGTCCGTTGCCGGCACCGCAGCGGCGGCTCCCGCCGACAGCCCGTCTCACGACCATCAGATGGGCGCTTCGATCCGGGCACACGAGGGCACCGGCACCGGGGCGGCCCCGCGCGCTTTGACGGTTCAACCCCAGATGGCGAAGAATCAGACGCCCGGCCTCGACGTCAGTCACTGGCAAGGCTCGGTCAATTGGAAATCCGTTGCCTCGAACGGCGCGAAATTCGCCTACATCAAGGCCACCGAAGGCAGTTCGTACCGCGACCCGAAATTCAACAGCAACTACACGGGGTCGTACAACGCCGGTCTCATCCGAGGCGCTTACCACTACGCACGGCCCGACAGCTCTTCCGGTGCCGCTCAGGCCAAATTCTTCGTCGCGCACGGCGGCGGCTGGTCCAAAGACGGCAAAACACTACCGGGCGCTCTCGACGTCGAATACGGCAGCGCGAGCCAGGGCGGTAACTGCTATGGCAAATCCAAATCGCAAATGGCCAAGTGGATCAAGAATTTCACTAAGACGTACAAAGCCAAGACCAGTCGGGACGCCGTCATTTACACGTCAACGAGCTGGTGGAAGCAATGTGTTGGCACGTCGGCCAAGCTCGCCTCGTCAAACCCGCTCTGGATCGCGCGCTACAACTCGTCGATCGGCGCACTGCCCAGCAACTGGAACGTCCATACCATCTGGCAATACGACGATTCCGGATCCTTCCCCGGCGACCAGGACAAGTTCAACGGATCGCTCAGCCGGGTGAAGGCGCTGGCCAACGGCTGA
- a CDS encoding ATP-binding cassette domain-containing protein: MSDKTPVLELTGLHKRFGAVQALTDVSLSVNAGEVVGLVGDNGAGKSTLIKMIAGVHTADEGSITVRGQEETFATPQASQKAGIATVFQDLSLCNNLDVVANLFLGQEHLIGGILDEVAMEKQSWELLRSLSAKIPSVRVPVSALSGGQRQTVAIARSLLGSPHLVLLDEPTAALGVAQTAEVLNLIERLRDRDLGVLLVSHNMADVQAVCDRIHVLRLGRDAGDFDGRTTSSETLVSAITGASDNVVSQRALRNEGATEETTS, from the coding sequence TTGAGCGATAAGACACCCGTCTTGGAGTTGACGGGTTTGCATAAGAGATTCGGTGCCGTACAGGCGCTGACCGACGTGAGCCTGTCGGTGAATGCCGGGGAAGTCGTGGGGCTTGTCGGCGACAATGGTGCCGGAAAATCGACGTTGATCAAGATGATCGCCGGTGTGCACACGGCCGACGAGGGTTCGATTACCGTTCGTGGCCAGGAAGAGACGTTTGCGACGCCTCAGGCTTCTCAAAAAGCCGGGATCGCCACTGTCTTCCAAGATCTGTCGTTGTGCAACAACTTGGATGTTGTGGCGAACTTGTTCTTGGGGCAAGAACATTTGATCGGTGGGATTCTCGACGAGGTCGCCATGGAAAAGCAGTCCTGGGAATTGCTGCGGTCTCTTTCGGCGAAGATCCCGAGCGTCCGCGTGCCCGTGTCGGCGCTGTCTGGCGGGCAGCGGCAGACAGTCGCCATCGCGCGGTCGCTGCTCGGCTCGCCGCACCTCGTTTTGCTGGATGAGCCCACCGCCGCGCTCGGCGTGGCGCAAACGGCCGAGGTGTTGAACCTGATCGAACGTTTGCGGGATAGGGATCTCGGCGTTTTGCTGGTCAGCCATAATATGGCCGACGTTCAGGCGGTCTGCGACAGGATCCACGTGCTGCGGCTCGGCCGCGACGCCGGAGATTTCGACGGCCGCACGACGAGTTCGGAAACCCTCGTCAGCGCCATTACCGGGGCGTCGGACAACGTCGTCAGCCAGCGTGCGCTCCGCAACGAGGGCGCGACCGAGGAGACCACATCATGA
- a CDS encoding helix-turn-helix transcriptional regulator produces MPTSNQDRRIDPSMQTLRESMTIHPLLTVDDLAAYLSKPKATLYAWRTRKLGPKAVRVGGNVRYRWEDVEEWIAEHVEE; encoded by the coding sequence ATGCCGACCTCGAATCAGGACCGGCGCATAGATCCCAGTATGCAGACATTACGAGAGTCCATGACCATCCACCCACTGCTGACTGTCGACGATCTTGCTGCCTACCTTTCGAAACCGAAAGCGACACTATACGCCTGGCGTACGCGCAAGCTCGGGCCCAAAGCTGTACGAGTTGGTGGCAACGTCCGCTACCGCTGGGAAGACGTTGAAGAGTGGATTGCAGAGCACGTCGAAGAATAG
- a CDS encoding YceI family protein, whose translation MLARLNRPVKIVLAVIGSLIVLAGVGYYAMGSYADSENAAAARPLSQDSGRAARGPAPAIDGRWSTHTGSTAGYRVREALHGKNVTVVGRTDHVDGHAVASGSTVRHARLSVTLAAVHTNSKARDAYFRSQVINVDKHPRATFTLTEPINVGGLATHTGQRTVTAHGQLQLNGTRHAVTAEMHVVRKADSVTVSGAIPVTWTDYDVAPPNLGFVQVTDRGQVEFRAVLTKN comes from the coding sequence GTGCTCGCGCGTTTGAACAGACCAGTCAAGATCGTGCTGGCAGTGATCGGCAGTCTCATCGTGCTGGCCGGCGTCGGTTACTACGCGATGGGATCGTACGCGGATTCCGAGAACGCTGCAGCTGCGCGGCCGCTCTCCCAGGATTCCGGCCGCGCGGCCCGGGGGCCGGCGCCGGCCATCGACGGCCGATGGTCGACGCACACCGGCTCGACTGCCGGCTACCGGGTGCGCGAAGCGCTCCACGGCAAGAATGTCACTGTCGTCGGCCGCACCGACCACGTCGACGGGCACGCAGTGGCTTCGGGCTCCACCGTTCGTCATGCCCGCCTGTCGGTCACGCTCGCCGCCGTACACACAAATTCCAAAGCCCGCGACGCGTATTTCCGCTCCCAGGTCATCAACGTCGACAAGCACCCGCGCGCCACCTTCACCTTGACCGAGCCGATCAACGTCGGCGGCCTCGCCACGCACACCGGCCAGCGCACCGTCACCGCGCACGGACAGTTACAGCTCAACGGCACCCGGCACGCCGTCACGGCTGAAATGCACGTCGTCCGGAAAGCCGATTCGGTAACTGTCAGCGGCGCCATTCCGGTCACCTGGACCGACTACGACGTCGCGCCGCCGAATCTCGGGTTCGTACAAGTCACCGACCGGGGCCAGGTTGAATTCCGTGCCGTGCTGACGAAAAACTAA
- a CDS encoding substrate-binding domain-containing protein, whose translation MHNRKSAGLAVGAVALSLAMALTGCSNQKGQGNEAADKAKSDDGPVKIALLLPENKTTRYEAQDRPDFTKGVKKLDPKAKVVYNNANQDASQQQQQFQAALTDGADVIVLDPVDASALGAVLQKAKAKNVPVISYDRYFDGAAYYTSFDNEKIGELQGKAVLQGLKAEGKNPKSGPVWMVNGDPKDPNAADFKKGAVKVLKAAGVNIAASHAALDWDPDDARKWVAGQLLSGKKKPIAIYSANDGTAGGVIAATTRAGVSPVITGQDGEADGVQNILKGKQYATIYKAYAPQAKFAAKAAVALAHGKDLNASTKYKGTPTDFVDAQVITKKNIKKVFADGQLKPSAVCQKPAEMKKLCKQAGITS comes from the coding sequence ATGCATAATCGCAAATCTGCGGGGCTTGCCGTGGGCGCAGTCGCGTTATCGCTGGCGATGGCGCTGACGGGATGCAGCAACCAAAAGGGTCAAGGCAATGAGGCCGCCGACAAGGCCAAAAGCGATGACGGCCCGGTCAAGATCGCGCTGTTGCTGCCGGAAAACAAGACGACACGGTACGAAGCTCAGGACCGCCCGGACTTCACCAAGGGCGTGAAGAAGCTCGATCCCAAAGCCAAGGTCGTCTACAACAACGCCAATCAGGATGCCTCTCAGCAACAGCAACAGTTCCAGGCGGCGTTGACGGACGGCGCCGACGTGATCGTCCTGGACCCCGTCGATGCGTCGGCTCTTGGAGCGGTGCTGCAAAAGGCCAAGGCGAAGAACGTTCCGGTGATCTCGTACGACAGGTACTTCGACGGAGCTGCGTATTACACGTCGTTCGACAACGAGAAGATCGGCGAGTTGCAGGGCAAGGCTGTTTTGCAGGGACTGAAGGCGGAGGGGAAGAACCCGAAGTCCGGGCCGGTATGGATGGTCAACGGTGACCCGAAGGATCCGAATGCGGCCGACTTCAAGAAGGGCGCCGTCAAGGTCCTGAAGGCCGCCGGCGTCAACATCGCTGCCTCGCACGCCGCGCTCGACTGGGACCCCGACGATGCACGCAAGTGGGTTGCCGGTCAGCTGTTGAGCGGAAAGAAGAAGCCGATCGCTATTTACTCGGCAAACGACGGTACCGCCGGCGGTGTGATCGCGGCGACGACGCGGGCCGGTGTGAGCCCGGTAATCACCGGTCAGGACGGGGAAGCCGACGGCGTCCAGAACATCCTGAAGGGCAAGCAGTACGCGACCATCTACAAGGCGTACGCCCCGCAGGCCAAGTTCGCGGCCAAGGCGGCCGTTGCCCTGGCGCACGGCAAGGACCTGAACGCCAGCACGAAGTACAAGGGCACGCCCACGGACTTCGTCGATGCTCAGGTGATTACCAAGAAGAACATTAAAAAGGTATTTGCCGACGGACAGCTGAAGCCCTCGGCCGTGTGCCAGAAACCGGCCGAGATGAAGAAGCTGTGCAAGCAGGCCGGAATCACTTCCTGA
- a CDS encoding tyrosine-type recombinase/integrase produces MSRPVIASRNGNFIPPQNFNRLWRQIRTAAGFDWVTGHTFRKTVATVIESNTGLRDSSLQLGHSNEMTTSTYYVARPDIAPDSRGILQGFVEPSR; encoded by the coding sequence GTGTCACGCCCGGTTATCGCATCGCGCAATGGCAACTTCATACCGCCCCAGAATTTCAATCGACTCTGGCGACAAATCCGGACAGCGGCCGGTTTTGATTGGGTGACCGGACATACTTTTCGAAAAACCGTTGCTACTGTGATCGAATCGAATACCGGCCTGCGCGATAGCTCCCTGCAGCTTGGCCATTCCAACGAAATGACTACAAGTACTTATTATGTGGCTCGGCCGGATATCGCCCCAGATAGCCGAGGGATCTTGCAAGGTTTCGTCGAACCGAGTCGATAG
- a CDS encoding GNAT family N-acetyltransferase encodes MNAPDAVFTARVPHVGTLELTPVRAERDTSVLHEWFTDDHAAYWGMTTATRDDVYREYRRYETSTRHRALLGLRDGHPEFLLEYYDPASDPVGAVYAVRRGDVGMHFLAARTAVPIAGFTTAAMTACLTHLFDHADHTRVVVEPDVRNHKVHALNARVGFRADSRVDLPDKCALLSFCTREDFYRWRTAPTEGREEHR; translated from the coding sequence ATGAATGCGCCGGACGCCGTCTTCACCGCCCGCGTGCCGCACGTCGGCACCCTCGAACTCACACCGGTCCGCGCGGAACGTGACACGAGCGTATTGCACGAGTGGTTCACCGATGACCACGCGGCCTACTGGGGCATGACGACCGCGACACGGGACGACGTCTATCGGGAGTACCGCCGCTACGAGACGTCGACCCGGCATCGCGCGCTGCTCGGGCTGCGCGACGGACACCCGGAGTTTCTCCTGGAATACTACGACCCGGCCTCCGATCCGGTCGGCGCCGTGTACGCCGTCCGCCGCGGCGACGTCGGCATGCATTTCCTTGCCGCACGAACTGCCGTGCCCATCGCCGGATTCACCACAGCGGCCATGACCGCCTGCCTGACGCATCTGTTCGATCACGCCGACCATACGCGCGTGGTCGTCGAGCCCGACGTCCGCAACCACAAGGTACACGCGTTGAACGCGCGAGTCGGTTTCCGCGCGGACTCCCGCGTCGACCTGCCGGACAAGTGCGCGCTCCTCAGTTTCTGCACGCGAGAGGACTTCTATCGCTGGCGCACAGCGCCGACCGAGGGCAGGGAGGAACACCGATGA
- a CDS encoding helix-turn-helix transcriptional regulator — translation MRHPKIRERVAANIRARRIEAGLSQEQLAKLAGVERKTINRTEAIRTSPRIDVLGAIAEALNSSVEDLIRAD, via the coding sequence ATGCGTCACCCGAAGATTCGCGAGCGTGTGGCAGCAAATATTCGTGCGCGACGCATCGAAGCCGGACTGTCGCAAGAACAGTTGGCAAAGCTCGCCGGTGTCGAGCGGAAGACGATTAACCGGACCGAAGCTATCCGAACCTCCCCGCGCATAGACGTGCTGGGAGCCATCGCCGAAGCGTTGAACTCGAGCGTCGAGGATCTAATCCGAGCAGATTAA
- a CDS encoding lysine N(6)-hydroxylase/L-ornithine N(5)-oxygenase family protein gives MTSKTYDFIAIGLGPFNLGLACLTDPIDGLDGLFLEQKPHFDWHPGMLLETASLQTPFMADLVSLADPTSQFSFLNFVKETGRIYSFYIRESFYPLRREYNEYCRWAASRLSTIRFGRSVTAVEYSDGGYTVHAVDTSSGERHSYRAGRLVIGTGTPPHIPEFCKGLGPDVVHTSEYLDTKSTLQDLPSITIVGSGQSAAEIYYDLLHDIDTFGYELNWVTRSPRFFPLEYTKLTLEMTSPDYADYFYSLPAATRRRLIDEQKNLYKGIDTSLINDIYELLYTKRLAGEVQTSLLTNSSLTEVTEVTGIRDRYTMSFRHDEQQRDYQLTSAGIILATGYAPQVPAFLDPIAGRLTWEGENPAVSREYAIDHDGSEVFVQNAELHTHGFVAPDLGMAAYRNSCIIRRMLGYEYYGIETSIAFQEFGAPVPAPIPETVAV, from the coding sequence ATGACTAGTAAGACCTACGACTTCATCGCCATCGGTCTCGGCCCGTTCAATTTGGGGCTAGCGTGCTTGACCGATCCGATCGACGGCCTGGACGGCCTCTTCTTGGAACAAAAGCCGCATTTCGACTGGCATCCCGGCATGCTTCTCGAGACGGCGTCGCTGCAGACGCCGTTCATGGCCGATCTGGTGAGCCTTGCCGATCCGACCTCGCAGTTTTCGTTTCTCAACTTCGTCAAGGAAACCGGACGGATCTATTCGTTCTATATCCGCGAGAGTTTCTACCCGCTACGGCGCGAATACAACGAATACTGCCGCTGGGCGGCGTCGCGCCTTTCGACAATTCGCTTCGGGCGTTCCGTGACGGCGGTCGAGTATTCCGACGGCGGCTACACCGTGCACGCTGTCGACACGTCGTCCGGCGAGCGCCATTCATACCGAGCCGGGCGACTGGTGATCGGCACCGGCACTCCCCCGCACATTCCCGAATTCTGCAAAGGCCTCGGCCCGGACGTCGTCCACACGTCCGAATATTTGGACACCAAGTCCACACTGCAAGACCTGCCCAGCATCACGATCGTCGGAAGCGGGCAAAGTGCCGCCGAAATCTATTACGATCTGCTGCACGACATCGATACGTTCGGGTACGAGCTGAATTGGGTGACCCGGTCTCCACGGTTCTTCCCGCTCGAGTACACGAAGCTGACGCTCGAGATGACCTCTCCCGATTACGCCGACTATTTTTACTCGCTCCCGGCCGCTACCCGCCGCCGGCTGATCGACGAGCAGAAGAATCTCTACAAGGGCATCGACACATCATTGATCAACGACATCTACGAACTGCTGTACACCAAACGGCTGGCCGGCGAGGTGCAGACAAGTCTGCTGACCAATTCTTCCCTCACCGAAGTCACCGAGGTCACCGGGATCCGAGACCGTTACACCATGTCGTTCCGCCACGACGAGCAGCAACGCGACTATCAGCTCACGTCTGCCGGCATCATTCTCGCGACCGGATACGCCCCGCAGGTTCCGGCCTTTCTCGACCCGATAGCCGGTCGGCTCACCTGGGAGGGCGAAAATCCGGCGGTATCGCGCGAATACGCGATCGATCACGACGGAAGCGAGGTTTTCGTTCAAAACGCCGAACTGCACACGCACGGTTTCGTCGCCCCGGATCTCGGCATGGCGGCGTATCGCAATTCGTGCATCATCCGCCGCATGCTCGGCTACGAGTACTACGGCATCGAGACCTCCATCGCCTTTCAGGAATTCGGCGCTCCCGTGCCCGCGCCGATTCCGGAAACGGTAGCAGTATGA